The following proteins are co-located in the Maridesulfovibrio sp. genome:
- the qmoC gene encoding quinone-interacting membrane-bound oxidoreductase complex subunit QmoC: MEKDIRIKPDLQFIKELQEVGGESLKKCYQCATCSVACPLSPADNPYPRKEMVWAQWGLKDKLVNDIDIWLCHNCGTCSDLCPRGARPADLLAGLRNMAYQKMVTPSIIGKWMASPKHLPKLIAIPAAIYLVIWFIMAGVRGSFFPLKDGEIVYGHLFPGDFTIDPIFMIAFGFMAWTFYKGVKNLIASFADQPKVFAIGDKSEKPSMLECFIDVCKNELLTHSKWKECGETDEADEQKFNGHRFIMLAFICLMVVTGVVAVTHWGGKIIPFIAPIGHTPMPLWSPVKILANVGAVLLVYSLVLLTKRRLNQDQGVHGSSYYDWYLLGLIWTIAVTGIMCEILRLLGVAILAYPMYYVHLIAVFMMFVYLPWSKLGHLVYRTAALTYARYIGRLPMPVREEKTFTL, encoded by the coding sequence ATGGAAAAAGATATTCGCATTAAACCGGATCTGCAGTTTATCAAAGAACTGCAGGAAGTCGGTGGCGAAAGCCTCAAGAAGTGCTATCAGTGCGCAACTTGCTCTGTAGCATGTCCCCTCTCGCCTGCCGACAACCCTTACCCGCGTAAGGAAATGGTCTGGGCTCAGTGGGGCCTCAAAGATAAACTCGTAAATGACATTGATATATGGCTGTGCCACAACTGCGGTACCTGCTCCGACCTGTGCCCCCGCGGCGCACGTCCGGCAGACCTGCTCGCAGGACTGCGTAACATGGCCTATCAGAAGATGGTAACCCCTTCCATTATCGGTAAATGGATGGCTTCCCCCAAGCACCTGCCCAAGCTTATTGCTATTCCGGCAGCTATCTACCTGGTGATCTGGTTCATCATGGCGGGAGTTCGCGGTTCCTTCTTCCCTCTTAAGGATGGTGAAATCGTCTACGGACATCTGTTCCCCGGCGACTTTACTATTGACCCGATCTTCATGATTGCTTTCGGTTTCATGGCTTGGACCTTCTATAAGGGAGTGAAGAATCTGATCGCATCATTTGCAGATCAACCGAAGGTCTTTGCTATAGGTGACAAATCTGAAAAGCCCAGCATGCTGGAGTGCTTCATTGACGTTTGCAAAAACGAACTGCTGACTCACTCCAAGTGGAAAGAATGCGGCGAAACCGACGAAGCTGACGAACAGAAGTTCAACGGCCACCGTTTCATCATGCTTGCGTTCATCTGCCTGATGGTGGTTACCGGTGTGGTTGCTGTCACTCACTGGGGCGGAAAGATTATTCCTTTCATCGCTCCCATTGGGCATACTCCAATGCCGCTGTGGTCTCCGGTCAAGATTCTGGCCAACGTCGGCGCAGTATTGCTGGTTTACTCCCTCGTACTGCTCACCAAGCGTCGCCTGAATCAGGATCAGGGCGTACACGGTTCCAGCTACTATGACTGGTACCTGCTCGGCCTGATCTGGACTATCGCCGTAACCGGTATCATGTGCGAAATCCTGCGTCTCCTCGGCGTCGCAATTCTCGCATACCCCATGTACTACGTGCACCTGATCGCCGTATTCATGATGTTTGTCTATCTGCCGTGGTCTAAGCTTGGACACCTCGTCTACAGGACTGCAGCTTTAACTTATGCAAGATACATTGGCCGTCTGCCCATGCCGGTCCGTGAAGAAAAGACTTTTACTCTGTAA
- a CDS encoding ABC transporter ATP-binding protein codes for MAELHLHDVSVRFGGLQALAEVNFSLMPGEIMGLIGPNGAGKTTVFNVITGVYSASGGHVEYNGENLTGLKPYQVLHKGIARTFQNIRLFQNMTALENVMVAQHSRSSCGVFGAIFRTPSQKREEARIKEKAMEELRFAELDEYADEVASSLPYGHQRRLEIARALASEPSSILLDEPAAGLNPAESAELMETIRKISERGINVLMVEHDMKVVMGICQRLVVLDHGVMIAKGNPEEIQKNPAVIEAYLGN; via the coding sequence ATGGCAGAACTTCATTTACACGACGTGAGCGTCCGCTTTGGTGGACTGCAGGCTTTGGCAGAGGTTAACTTCTCTCTCATGCCGGGAGAGATTATGGGACTGATCGGTCCCAACGGCGCTGGCAAAACCACAGTCTTTAACGTGATCACCGGAGTTTATTCGGCTTCCGGTGGGCACGTGGAGTACAATGGTGAAAACCTGACCGGGCTGAAGCCGTATCAGGTACTCCATAAAGGCATTGCCAGAACCTTCCAGAATATCCGTCTTTTCCAAAACATGACCGCACTTGAGAATGTAATGGTTGCCCAGCACTCCCGCTCTTCATGCGGGGTATTCGGCGCCATTTTTCGTACTCCGTCCCAGAAAAGGGAAGAAGCACGTATCAAGGAAAAGGCCATGGAGGAACTCCGTTTCGCGGAGCTGGACGAATATGCTGACGAGGTAGCGTCCAGTCTTCCATACGGTCACCAGCGCAGGCTTGAGATCGCAAGGGCACTGGCTTCTGAGCCAAGTTCCATTTTGCTTGATGAGCCTGCAGCGGGACTGAACCCGGCGGAAAGTGCGGAGTTGATGGAAACAATCCGGAAAATCTCTGAAAGAGGCATCAATGTTCTGATGGTGGAGCATGACATGAAAGTTGTCATGGGAATCTGTCAGCGTCTGGTGGTCCTTGATCACGGAGTAATGATTGCAAAGGGGAACCCTGAAGAAATTCAGAAGAATCCTGCTGTTATTGAGGCATATCTGGGTAACTAA
- a CDS encoding hydrogenase iron-sulfur subunit produces the protein MPEKIGVYFDQASVSPYLNAEEMAELVGRVYANECPVVKVHPRLNSEEGRKLIQEDIDAGNVDAVCICGTSPRVDWDIFDFDKVAVERVNLREQCIKVFRNPDGTMPDPNGEVPELLKIMANEYVKMGVTKLLKTKEQESQAFDANKVVMVMGGGFTGLTAALYAAKTNHDVILVEKEATLGGKAAGMYKTFPLSYPYTEAHETGIEALISEVQSNSRIKVLTSAQLKALEGAPGKYTAKVKVGGNVEEMPVGACVLATGWVPQDTKYVEPMGYGSSKVVTAAEFEKMVKEGKMTAKSVAFVLDTRLSEKQFAAEEEAYANRSEEQIAADDAAAAEAAEGEKEDTFVYEDMESYKHLPYSSELNSLVALKQANYVREKDDSAVAYIIYDHMMVPGINERYYRAAQDNPGVMLTKGTVTSIKEEGAGMVVCASNTLLGEKIEIEAELVVVPTGMVPTTAHDPTINLVYRQGPAFPDLQQFDGYADSNYICFPYETRRTGIYAAGCVRQPMSMGLAREDAAGAVLKAIQCINSSNHGVAVHPRSGDTTYPVFNFMRCTQCKRCTEECPFGALDDDEKGTPMPNPSRCRRCGTCMGACPERVIGFDNYNIDMIGSMIKQVNVPDDMEVGGPRFIVLACENDAYPALDMAAMRGKGWSPYVRVVPVRCLGSVNTIWIADAMSKGIDGVLLLGCKYGEDYQCHFVKGSELCNRRMENVADSLNRLGVEPERVVQAELAIDEYDKVPDLIDNFVNAMIKIGPNPFKGY, from the coding sequence ATGCCCGAAAAAATCGGTGTTTATTTCGACCAAGCGAGCGTATCCCCTTACCTGAACGCTGAAGAAATGGCTGAACTTGTCGGTCGCGTTTACGCGAACGAGTGTCCGGTCGTAAAGGTGCACCCGCGTCTTAACAGCGAGGAAGGAAGAAAGCTCATTCAGGAAGATATCGACGCTGGCAACGTTGACGCAGTATGTATCTGCGGCACTAGCCCTCGCGTTGACTGGGATATTTTCGACTTTGACAAAGTCGCTGTCGAACGAGTCAACCTGCGTGAACAGTGCATCAAGGTTTTCAGGAATCCCGACGGCACCATGCCCGATCCTAACGGCGAAGTTCCTGAGCTCCTCAAAATTATGGCAAACGAATACGTCAAAATGGGTGTTACCAAGCTGCTCAAGACTAAAGAGCAGGAATCCCAAGCCTTTGATGCCAACAAGGTCGTCATGGTCATGGGTGGTGGTTTCACCGGTCTTACCGCAGCTCTTTATGCTGCCAAGACCAACCACGACGTAATTTTGGTGGAAAAGGAAGCTACCCTCGGTGGTAAGGCTGCCGGAATGTACAAGACATTCCCCCTTTCTTATCCATACACTGAAGCACATGAAACCGGTATTGAAGCGCTGATCTCTGAAGTTCAGTCCAATTCCAGAATCAAAGTGCTGACCTCCGCACAGCTTAAGGCTCTCGAAGGTGCTCCCGGCAAGTACACTGCTAAAGTGAAAGTCGGCGGCAACGTTGAAGAGATGCCTGTCGGTGCATGTGTACTGGCTACCGGTTGGGTTCCCCAGGACACAAAATACGTAGAACCCATGGGCTACGGCTCTTCCAAGGTTGTGACTGCTGCTGAATTTGAAAAGATGGTCAAGGAAGGCAAGATGACTGCAAAGTCTGTTGCTTTCGTGCTTGATACTCGCCTCAGTGAAAAACAGTTTGCCGCTGAAGAAGAAGCTTACGCGAATCGTTCTGAAGAGCAGATTGCGGCTGACGATGCTGCTGCAGCTGAAGCTGCAGAGGGAGAAAAGGAAGATACTTTTGTCTACGAAGACATGGAATCTTACAAGCACCTTCCTTACAGCTCTGAGCTGAACAGTCTCGTTGCCCTCAAGCAGGCAAACTACGTACGCGAAAAAGACGATTCCGCCGTTGCCTACATCATCTACGATCACATGATGGTGCCCGGCATCAACGAGCGTTACTACCGTGCAGCACAGGATAACCCCGGCGTAATGCTGACCAAGGGTACCGTAACTTCCATCAAGGAAGAGGGTGCCGGCATGGTTGTTTGCGCCAGCAATACCCTGCTGGGCGAAAAGATTGAAATCGAAGCTGAACTGGTCGTTGTTCCTACCGGTATGGTTCCCACCACCGCGCACGATCCGACCATCAACCTCGTATACAGACAAGGTCCGGCATTCCCCGATCTCCAGCAGTTCGACGGTTATGCTGACTCCAACTATATCTGCTTCCCTTACGAAACACGCCGTACCGGTATTTACGCTGCAGGTTGTGTTCGTCAGCCCATGTCCATGGGACTGGCCCGTGAGGATGCAGCTGGTGCTGTTCTGAAAGCGATTCAGTGTATCAACTCCTCCAACCATGGCGTAGCTGTACACCCCCGCTCCGGTGACACCACCTATCCTGTTTTCAACTTCATGCGCTGCACTCAGTGTAAGCGTTGTACCGAGGAATGTCCCTTCGGCGCACTTGATGATGATGAAAAAGGAACACCAATGCCGAATCCGTCCCGTTGCCGCCGTTGCGGTACCTGTATGGGTGCCTGCCCTGAGCGCGTAATCGGATTCGACAACTACAACATCGACATGATCGGTTCCATGATCAAGCAGGTTAACGTTCCTGATGATATGGAAGTCGGCGGTCCCCGCTTTATCGTTCTGGCTTGTGAAAACGATGCCTACCCGGCACTCGATATGGCAGCTATGCGCGGTAAAGGCTGGTCTCCTTACGTTCGTGTTGTTCCCGTCCGTTGCCTCGGCTCTGTAAACACCATCTGGATTGCTGATGCAATGTCCAAGGGTATTGACGGAGTTCTTCTGCTCGGTTGTAAGTACGGTGAAGATTACCAGTGCCACTTTGTGAAGGGTTCTGAACTTTGTAACCGCCGTATGGAAAACGTCGCTGATTCTCTGAACAGACTTGGCGTTGAACCCGAACGTGTTGTACAGGCTGAACTTGCCATCGACGAATATGACAAAGTGCCCGATCTGATCGATAACTTTGTTAATGCGATGATCAAGATCGGTCCTAACCCGTTCAAGGGCTACTAG
- a CDS encoding FAD-dependent oxidoreductase yields MSNSILVVGGGFSGITAALEAAEVGHEVFIVEKAPYLGGRVMQLNKYFPKLCPPSCGLEIQFQRIKNNKNVKFFTLAEVESISGSKGNYEVKVRIKPRYVGPGSVELTDIIEKLSNDITDEFEFKLCDRKALYMDVPFAFPARYVLEKENCTDEDLKLLEGVDVIDLKDEEKVITLNVGSIVYATGWKPYDVTKLSNLGAGTVKNCISNMAMERLAAPSGPTNGTIVRPSDGAQPKNIAFVQCAGSRDENHLNFCSYICCMASLKQAAYVRDQYPDAKVTIYYIDLRTPGRYDKFAKRILSDAKINAVKGKVAEVIEESGSGNVLVTVEDAESGIKSQNEHDLVVLATGMQPSLAGTPVPSGVQVDDQGFIVGGEEQGIFAAGCAKQPLDVMKTAQSGTAAALKAIQTVIGR; encoded by the coding sequence ATGTCAAATAGCATACTTGTCGTAGGCGGCGGGTTCAGTGGTATCACTGCTGCACTCGAAGCCGCTGAAGTAGGCCATGAAGTCTTCATCGTGGAGAAGGCGCCGTATCTGGGTGGCCGGGTGATGCAGCTGAATAAATATTTTCCGAAGCTGTGTCCTCCTTCCTGCGGACTGGAGATTCAGTTTCAGAGAATCAAAAACAATAAGAACGTTAAGTTCTTTACCTTGGCTGAAGTGGAATCCATCAGCGGTTCCAAAGGCAACTATGAAGTCAAGGTCCGCATTAAGCCCAGATATGTGGGCCCCGGCAGTGTTGAACTCACTGACATCATCGAGAAACTGTCCAATGACATTACCGATGAATTTGAGTTTAAACTCTGCGACCGCAAGGCTCTTTACATGGATGTACCTTTTGCTTTCCCCGCTAGGTATGTTCTTGAAAAAGAAAATTGCACAGATGAAGACCTCAAACTCCTCGAAGGCGTCGATGTTATCGACCTTAAGGATGAGGAAAAGGTCATCACACTTAATGTAGGTTCCATCGTCTACGCTACAGGCTGGAAGCCTTACGATGTTACCAAACTTTCCAACCTCGGTGCAGGTACCGTTAAGAACTGTATTTCCAACATGGCGATGGAAAGACTTGCAGCTCCCAGCGGACCTACCAACGGTACAATTGTGCGCCCCTCTGACGGTGCACAGCCCAAAAACATCGCATTCGTACAGTGTGCGGGTTCTCGCGATGAAAACCACCTCAACTTCTGTTCCTACATCTGCTGTATGGCTTCCTTGAAGCAGGCTGCATATGTTCGCGATCAGTATCCTGATGCAAAGGTCACCATTTACTACATCGACCTGCGTACTCCGGGACGTTATGACAAGTTCGCCAAACGCATTCTTTCCGATGCCAAGATCAATGCTGTTAAAGGTAAGGTCGCTGAAGTTATCGAAGAATCCGGTTCCGGCAATGTTCTTGTCACAGTTGAGGATGCTGAATCCGGTATCAAGTCCCAGAACGAGCATGATCTCGTAGTTCTGGCTACCGGTATGCAGCCCAGTCTTGCAGGTACCCCGGTTCCTTCCGGCGTACAGGTTGACGATCAGGGCTTTATTGTCGGCGGTGAGGAACAAGGCATTTTCGCTGCCGGGTGTGCAAAGCAGCCTCTGGATGTCATGAAGACAGCCCAGTCCGGTACTGCTGCCGCTCTCAAAGCGATCCAAACGGTGATAGGGAGGTAA
- the aprA gene encoding adenylyl-sulfate reductase subunit alpha codes for MPLLPSKEASKGVALAEPELIEKDVDILLVGGGMGNCGVAYEAMRWIEKTGGDISIMLLDKAAMERSGAVAQGLSAINTYLGENDADDYVRMVRTDLMGLVREDLIFDLGRHVDDSVHLFEEWGLPCWIKKDGKNLDGAAAKAAGLSLRNGDACVRSGRWQMMINGESYKCIVAEAAKMALGEDNYMERVFIVKMLLDANEPNRIAGAVGFSTRENKVYVFKCNAAVVACGGAVNVYRPRSTGEGMGRAWYPVWNAGSTYTMCAQVGAEMTMMENRFVPARFKDGYGPVGAWFLLFKAKATNYKGEDYCETNRAMLKPYEDRGYAKGHVIPTCLRNHMMLREMREGRGPIYMDTATALQNTFKELTPAEQKHLESEAWEDFLDMCVGQANLWACQNIEPENSGSEIMPTEPYLLGSHSGCCGIWTSGPDEDWVPEDYKVKADNGKVYNRMTTVNGLWTCADGVGASGHKFSSGSHAEGRIVGKQMVRWVVDHKDFKPALKENAADLAKEIYQPWYTYEAGKGISTDPVVNPNYITPKNFMMRLVKATDEYGGGVGTMYVTSKSLLHTGFKLLEMLEEDSRKLAARDLHELMRCWEQFHRLWTVRLHMQHIEFREESRYPGFYYRGDFMGLDDSKWKCFVNSKYDVEKGETVIFKKAYHQIIPN; via the coding sequence ATGCCTCTTCTCCCTAGTAAAGAAGCTTCCAAAGGTGTTGCTCTCGCAGAACCTGAGCTTATAGAAAAAGACGTTGATATTCTTCTCGTCGGTGGTGGTATGGGTAACTGCGGTGTTGCTTATGAAGCAATGCGCTGGATCGAAAAAACTGGTGGCGACATCTCCATCATGCTTCTCGATAAAGCTGCTATGGAACGTTCCGGTGCTGTTGCACAGGGTCTTTCCGCTATCAACACCTACCTCGGCGAAAACGACGCTGATGACTACGTACGCATGGTTCGTACTGACCTCATGGGCCTCGTTCGTGAAGACCTTATTTTTGACCTTGGCCGTCACGTTGATGACTCCGTTCACCTTTTTGAAGAGTGGGGCCTTCCCTGCTGGATCAAAAAAGACGGTAAAAACCTCGACGGTGCTGCAGCTAAAGCAGCTGGTCTCTCTCTGCGCAACGGCGACGCATGCGTACGCTCCGGTCGCTGGCAGATGATGATCAACGGTGAGTCCTACAAGTGCATCGTTGCTGAAGCAGCTAAAATGGCTCTCGGCGAAGATAACTACATGGAACGCGTCTTCATCGTTAAGATGCTTCTGGATGCCAACGAGCCTAACCGTATCGCTGGTGCTGTAGGTTTCTCCACTCGTGAAAACAAAGTATACGTTTTCAAATGTAACGCAGCTGTTGTAGCTTGCGGTGGTGCTGTTAACGTTTACCGTCCTCGCTCCACTGGTGAAGGTATGGGTCGTGCATGGTACCCCGTATGGAACGCTGGTTCCACCTACACCATGTGTGCTCAGGTTGGCGCTGAAATGACCATGATGGAAAACCGCTTCGTACCCGCTCGTTTTAAAGACGGTTACGGTCCGGTTGGTGCATGGTTCCTGCTCTTCAAAGCTAAAGCAACCAACTACAAAGGCGAAGACTACTGCGAAACTAACCGCGCAATGCTCAAGCCTTACGAAGATCGCGGCTACGCTAAAGGTCACGTTATCCCGACCTGTCTGCGTAACCACATGATGCTCCGTGAAATGCGTGAAGGCCGCGGCCCCATCTACATGGATACCGCTACCGCACTGCAGAACACCTTTAAAGAACTGACCCCTGCTGAGCAGAAGCACCTTGAGTCCGAAGCTTGGGAAGACTTCCTCGACATGTGTGTTGGTCAGGCTAACCTCTGGGCTTGTCAGAACATCGAACCTGAAAACTCCGGTTCCGAAATCATGCCCACCGAGCCTTACCTCCTCGGTTCTCACTCCGGTTGCTGCGGTATCTGGACTTCCGGTCCGGACGAAGACTGGGTTCCCGAAGATTACAAAGTTAAAGCTGACAACGGTAAAGTCTACAACCGTATGACCACCGTTAACGGCCTCTGGACCTGTGCTGACGGTGTTGGTGCATCCGGTCACAAGTTCTCTTCCGGTTCTCACGCTGAAGGTCGTATCGTTGGTAAGCAGATGGTACGCTGGGTTGTTGACCACAAGGACTTCAAACCCGCTCTGAAAGAAAATGCTGCTGACCTCGCTAAAGAGATCTACCAGCCTTGGTACACCTACGAAGCCGGTAAAGGCATCTCTACCGACCCCGTAGTTAACCCCAACTACATTACTCCCAAAAACTTCATGATGCGCCTCGTTAAGGCAACTGATGAATACGGTGGTGGTGTTGGTACCATGTACGTGACTTCTAAGTCTCTCCTGCACACCGGTTTCAAACTTCTCGAAATGCTCGAAGAAGACTCCAGAAAACTGGCTGCTCGCGACCTCCACGAACTCATGCGCTGCTGGGAGCAGTTCCACAGACTGTGGACTGTACGCCTGCACATGCAGCACATTGAATTCCGTGAAGAGTCCCGTTACCCCGGTTTCTACTACCGTGGTGACTTCATGGGTCTCGATGATTCCAAGTGGAAATGCTTCGTCAACTCCAAGTACGATGTTGAAAAAGGCGAAACTGTCATTTTCAAGAAAGCATACCACCAGATCATCCCCAACTAA
- the aprB gene encoding adenylyl-sulfate reductase subunit beta, translating to MPTFVNPEKCDGCKGGEKTACMYICPNDLMILDPEEMRAYNQEPEGCWECYSCVKICPQGAIEARPYGDFAPMGGTSIPMRSAEDIMWTVKFRNGNVKRFKFPIRTTPEGSIKPYEGKPEPGDLDSELLFTETALAQPKEVLGQKFDVADADKTTAWKDLD from the coding sequence GTGTGATGGCTGTAAAGGTGGAGAAAAAACCGCCTGCATGTACATCTGCCCTAACGATCTTATGATCCTGGATCCCGAAGAAATGCGGGCTTACAACCAGGAACCCGAAGGATGCTGGGAGTGTTACTCCTGCGTTAAAATTTGTCCCCAGGGCGCTATCGAAGCACGTCCCTACGGTGACTTCGCACCCATGGGTGGTACTTCCATCCCCATGCGTTCTGCTGAAGACATCATGTGGACCGTTAAATTCCGTAACGGTAACGTAAAACGCTTCAAGTTCCCCATCCGCACTACCCCTGAAGGTTCTATCAAACCTTATGAAGGTAAACCCGAGCCGGGCGATCTCGACAGCGAACTCCTCTTCACCGAAACTGCACTGGCACAGCCCAAAGAAGTTCTCGGACAGAAGTTTGACGTTGCTGACGCAGACAAGACTACTGCTTGGAAGGATCTGGATTAA
- a CDS encoding branched-chain amino acid ABC transporter substrate-binding protein: MKRSIMTALLVAAILMLSAGMVFAKTLKVGTMGPLTGPYAADGNDIKNGVLTAVEVVKANGGISGFDEIVVLPQDTACEPRQAVATANKLINEEVNGVVGSYCSSATLPASEVLDEESIIMITPASTNEKVTSRGLPYMFRMCGRDDDQGAIALKFMQEKLGAKSVYIVDDKTAYSQGLADGVEKMCKDAGIKVLGHEHVNQGDKDFSAILTKVKNSNPDVYYMSMQNSATGALMLIQAKRMGIKAARLAQDAVYHPQLIEIAKDAAEGVYLTFGYIDSEAPAYKEFYAKYQPKHGEPGAYSGYAYDSAMAYFKAVKAAGSTDPEKVKAELMKLDYDGATKHIKFKPNGDSGSNYIIRKVDGGKFINYWNPATGQLY; encoded by the coding sequence ATGAAACGTTCTATCATGACAGCTCTGCTTGTAGCAGCTATTCTGATGCTGAGTGCAGGTATGGTGTTTGCGAAAACCCTCAAAGTCGGAACCATGGGACCTTTGACAGGACCCTATGCAGCTGACGGTAATGACATTAAAAACGGTGTACTCACCGCAGTTGAAGTTGTTAAAGCAAACGGTGGAATCTCCGGCTTTGATGAAATTGTGGTTCTGCCGCAGGATACTGCATGCGAACCCCGCCAGGCTGTTGCAACTGCCAACAAACTGATCAACGAAGAAGTAAACGGCGTAGTTGGATCATACTGCTCAAGTGCAACTCTGCCTGCTTCTGAAGTTCTCGATGAAGAGTCGATCATTATGATCACACCTGCCTCTACCAATGAAAAAGTTACCTCCCGCGGTTTGCCTTACATGTTCCGCATGTGCGGGCGTGACGATGACCAGGGTGCTATAGCTCTCAAATTCATGCAGGAGAAGCTTGGTGCCAAGTCTGTTTATATCGTAGATGATAAGACAGCTTATTCACAGGGACTTGCTGACGGTGTTGAAAAGATGTGTAAGGATGCAGGAATTAAAGTTCTCGGACACGAGCACGTAAACCAGGGTGACAAAGATTTTTCTGCTATCCTGACCAAAGTTAAAAACAGCAATCCTGATGTGTACTACATGTCCATGCAGAACTCTGCTACCGGTGCTCTGATGCTTATCCAGGCCAAGCGCATGGGTATCAAGGCTGCTCGTCTGGCTCAGGATGCAGTTTACCATCCCCAGCTTATCGAGATCGCTAAAGATGCAGCTGAAGGCGTTTACCTGACCTTTGGTTATATCGACAGCGAAGCTCCTGCATACAAAGAATTCTACGCCAAGTATCAGCCCAAGCACGGTGAACCCGGTGCATACTCCGGTTATGCCTATGACTCCGCCATGGCTTATTTCAAGGCTGTAAAGGCTGCCGGTTCTACTGATCCTGAAAAAGTTAAGGCCGAACTCATGAAGCTTGATTACGATGGCGCAACCAAGCATATCAAGTTCAAGCCTAATGGAGACTCCGGCTCCAACTACATTATCCGTAAGGTTGATGGCGGCAAGTTCATTAACTATTGGAACCCCGCAACCGGTCAGCTCTACTAG